The genomic DNA GGCAGACCGTGCTGTGGCACACGACGGTGGAGGACGAGTCCCCCAGCCAGGTCGCGCCGCTGCTCGGGCTCACCGCCAACGCCACCGCCGTACTGGCGCACCGCGCCCGCGAGGGGCTGAAGCAGGCGTACCTCCAGGCGCATGTCTCGACCGCGCTCACCGCGGGCGGCGACTGTGCCCGGTACGCGGACCGGCTCGGCGCGTACGCCCGCGGCGGGCTGCGGATGCGCGCCGAGCGGGGGCTGCGCAAGCATCTGGACGACTGCACGCGGTGCCGCATGGCGGCGGTCGAGGTCGCGGACGTCAACTCCCGGCTCAGCACGCTGCTTCCGGTCGCGGTCGTCGGCTGGTTCGCGTCGGCCGCGGCGGCGAAGGCCGCCGGGTTCGCGGGCGTCGGCGCGGGTGCCGGGGCGGCGGGTGCCACCGGAGCGGGGGCCGCGGCGGCGGCGAGCGGCGTCGGCGGCATCGGCGGCGGGGCGGGCTCGGGTGCGGCCGGCGGTGCCGGTGCGGCGGCGGGCGAGGGGGTCGGTGCGCCGGTCAAGGTCGCGGCCGCGGCGGGCATCGTCGTGGCCGCGGCGGCAGCGGCGCTGGCGCTCGTACTCTCCGGCGGCGACGGCGGGAAGGAGCCGGTCGCCAACCCGCCCGCCACCTCGGCCCCGGCGCCGCCCCCGGCGCCCCCGGCCGAGAAGAAGCCGGAGCCCACTCCCCCGCCCCCCGCCCCCGAGCCGGCGGAGCCCACCCCGACGCCGACGCCCACCCCGACCCCGGAGCCTCCCTCCCCCAGCCCCACGCCGACCCCCACGCCCACGCCCACGCCGACCCCGACACCCACCCAGACGCCGAAGCCGCCGCCCCCACCGCCACCGCCGCCCCCCGCCGAGCCGTACCGCGTCGCCGGCCTCGACGCCGACGTCCTCGGCGACGGCACGGCCCCGGAGATCGTCGCGAGCCGCAGCGGCTGGTGGTGGCAGCGCGAGGACTTGGACGTCGGCGGCACGACCTACGCCCACGGCGTCACGGTGTCCGCCAAGTCATCGCTGGTCATCGAGCTGAACCGGTCCTGCACCCGCTACCGGGCGGCGGCCGGCATCGACGACATGATGGACCGCCTGGGCGCGGCCAGATTCACCGTCTACGGCGACGACGCCCGGCTCTGGCGCTCGGACTGGGTCGAGGCGGGCGAGCAGGCGGCGGTGGTCGACGTGGGTCTGCCGTCCGGCACCGAGACCATCCGGCTGGAAGCGGAACCGCAGCACCCCATCCACACCGCGCTGCTGACGGGCTGGGCGGACTCAGTCATCGACTGCCGCTGAACGCCGCCCCAGCCGGGCGCCTCGTCCGCCGCTGCCGGAGGCCGCGCGCGAGCCCGTACGCCCCGGCGCACTGCGCCGCCGGGCACGCCCCGGCGCGTACCCCCTACGCCGGCGCGACCAGCAACGGGCGGGCGCGCTCGCGCAGTTCCGCCACCATCGGCTCGTCGCCGTACGGCTCCAGCCGGGCCAGCAGGTCCTTCACGTACTCCGTCGTCCGCGCCGACGAGATCCGGCCCGCGACCTCCACCGCCCGCGTGCCCTGCGCGCACGCCGCGTCGAGGTTCCCCGACTCCAGCTCCGCCACCGCCGCCACGATCAGCCGCAGCCCGTGCGAGCGTACGAACGCCTCCGTCGGCCGCGCCAGCGCCTGTTCGGTGAACCGCCGCACCTGCCGCGGCACCCGCAGGTCGCGATAGCACTCGGCGGCGTCCGCGGCCAGCCGGTCGTAGGCGTAGAAGTCGAGCCAGGCCGGGTCGGGGTCGCCCGCACGGGCGCGCTCCAGCCAGCTCTCCGCCGCCGCCAGGGCCGTGCCGCACGACGCTTCGTCCTGTGCGCGGGCGTGCGCCCGCGCCTCGACGAGGTGGAAGAAGCTCATCGCACGCGCCGTCGCCAACCCCCTGTTGCGCTCGATCGCCGCCTGCGCGAGGTCCACGCCCTCGTCGGCGAAGCCGCGGTACGTCGCCTGGAGCGACATCGACGCCAGGACGTACCCGCCGAGCGGCACGTCCGCCGCCGCCCGCGCGAGCCGCAGCGCCTGGATGTAGTACCGCTGGGCCGCCTCCTGCTGCCCCGTGTCGAAGGCCATCCACCCGGCGAGCCGGGTGAGTTCGGAAGTCGCGCCGAAGAGCGAGCGCCCGACCTCGTCGGTGTACGCGCCGAGCAGCAGCGGCGTCGCGTCCACCCGCAGGCACTCCGGCACCATCGACGCCCGCCAGTCGCCGCCCCCGTACTTGGAGTCCCAGCGCCGCGCCTCGTCCGCCGCGTCGCGCAGCTTGGCGACGTCGCTGTGCCCCACGCGCCGCGGCCCCGGGCCGTCGGCGGCGGGCGCGTGCTGCGGGTCGACGCCGTCGAGGCCGCGGGCGACCGAGCCGTCGGCCGGCGTGATCAGCCAGCGGGAGGCGGGCGTCGCGTACGCGCTGACGGCGAAGGAGCCGGCGAGGCTCTGCCAGATGCCGCCGCTGCCCGCGCGCCGCCCGGCGAGGTCGAGCCGGTACAGCTCGGTGGCCGAGCGCACCGCCTCGCCCACGTCCCGCGGGAACGCCAGGCCCACTTCGGGCGCCGGGTCGGTGTCGGCCAGCCCTATCTCGTGCAGCGGCACGGGGCGGCCGAGCTTGCCGGCGATGGCGGTGGCGATGAGGTGGGGCGCGGCGCCCTGGGGCACCATCCCCTTCGTCACCCAGCGGGCGACGGACGTCTTGTC from Streptomyces sp. CMB-StM0423 includes the following:
- a CDS encoding sigma-70 family RNA polymerase sigma factor → MAVDDRDDRGHAMDGGTSGGSDEAVGAIPKQRERRDEGVTGPLPSDTELVGRMRTGDDSAYEELYQRHAPAVRRYARTCCRDSHTADDLTAEVFARTLQAVRGGAGPETAVRAYLLTTVRRVAAAWTKTAKREQLVDDFAVFATQAARPVSDDDTLDLGADVRAMHEAEQSMAVQAFRSLPERWQTVLWHTTVEDESPSQVAPLLGLTANATAVLAHRAREGLKQAYLQAHVSTALTAGGDCARYADRLGAYARGGLRMRAERGLRKHLDDCTRCRMAAVEVADVNSRLSTLLPVAVVGWFASAAAAKAAGFAGVGAGAGAAGATGAGAAAAASGVGGIGGGAGSGAAGGAGAAAGEGVGAPVKVAAAAGIVVAAAAAALALVLSGGDGGKEPVANPPATSAPAPPPAPPAEKKPEPTPPPPAPEPAEPTPTPTPTPTPEPPSPSPTPTPTPTPTPTPTPTQTPKPPPPPPPPPPAEPYRVAGLDADVLGDGTAPEIVASRSGWWWQREDLDVGGTTYAHGVTVSAKSSLVIELNRSCTRYRAAAGIDDMMDRLGAARFTVYGDDARLWRSDWVEAGEQAAVVDVGLPSGTETIRLEAEPQHPIHTALLTGWADSVIDCR
- a CDS encoding MFS transporter — translated: MSRTPRGPNEKLGHMLALAGISNAGLARRVNDLGAQRGMTLRYDKTSVARWVTKGMVPQGAAPHLIATAIAGKLGRPVPLHEIGLADTDPAPEVGLAFPRDVGEAVRSATELYRLDLAGRRAGSGGIWQSLAGSFAVSAYATPASRWLITPADGSVARGLDGVDPQHAPAADGPGPRRVGHSDVAKLRDAADEARRWDSKYGGGDWRASMVPECLRVDATPLLLGAYTDEVGRSLFGATSELTRLAGWMAFDTGQQEAAQRYYIQALRLARAAADVPLGGYVLASMSLQATYRGFADEGVDLAQAAIERNRGLATARAMSFFHLVEARAHARAQDEASCGTALAAAESWLERARAGDPDPAWLDFYAYDRLAADAAECYRDLRVPRQVRRFTEQALARPTEAFVRSHGLRLIVAAVAELESGNLDAACAQGTRAVEVAGRISSARTTEYVKDLLARLEPYGDEPMVAELRERARPLLVAPA